Proteins encoded in a region of the Trypanosoma brucei brucei TREU927 chromosome 5, complete sequence genome:
- a CDS encoding variant surface glycoprotein (VSG, atypical), putative, whose protein sequence is MLLIATALLVTANVAMGEPGTAANAVKDECTERKYLANLLTHFSGKLNNLFGTVQALSKQQKQLRLAAEQHAMTKVGMAYTLLEAISSQRLDKAISKQQAATTTVTQLSEQVGSRIGLLLLSRVKAGAATVKYTTPAKEDTTTPAKNGDFSTRCGVHPIVTPPANTKCNTEPADSELNKAGEQIASETKLKFLSATTIKAIPLFASLQAKSTPSTTAPLTANDGCGNNAGGGTNGIAIQGLATVDKTIAHDTIPIETENACKTPKPNSNDDPTETANLVYKVCLAQKADLAMQPALSSETLDELAADTTAQEAALILTGQSTKEQDANKRKAAVANVLGKGKDTVAKKFLEKLTETNVALKLQDDAQPVSIETASGNNFHKALALFTAQAHQRSVPPEKPTNAEGSPKQADSGSKTENKKDGSNTAKPVCCTFQNQTACNNGQNRKWENNTCKDSSFLVKNKFSMMVSAFVSLLEFHLSKDYCSN, encoded by the coding sequence ATGTTGTTAATAGCCACAGCCTTACTTGTAACAGCCAACGTAGCGATGGGAGAACCAGGAACAGCAGCTAACGCGGTCAAGGACGAGTGTACTGAGAGAAAGTACCTGGCCAACTTGCTTACGCATTTTTCAGGCAAACTAAACAACCTGTTTGGTACAGTTCAAGCCTTgagcaaacaacaaaagcaactcaGACTCGCAGCGGAACAACATGCAATGACTAAGGTCGGAATGGCATATACACTGCTAGAGGCAATTTCATCGCAGCGACTAGATAAGGCAATCAGCAAACAGCAGGCGGCAACAACCACCGTAACTCAGCTCTCAGAGCAGGTGGGGAGCAGGATAGGGCTATTACTGCTGTCCCGGGTGAAAGCCGGTGCCGCGACGGTAAAGTACACAACACCGGCCAAAGAGGACACAACAACACCCGCGAAAAACGGCGACTTCAGCACAAGATGCGGGGTCCATCCAATCGTGACACCGCCAGCTAACACAAAGTGCAACACGGAACCGGCCGACAGCGAGCTAAATAAGGCTGGCGAGCAGATAGCCAGCGAAACAAAACTTAAGTTTCTTAGTGCAACCACGATCAAAGCGATTCCATTGTTCGCTTCACTCCAGGCAAAGAGCACGCCAAGCACAACAGCGCCGCTAACAGCTAACGACGGATGCGGCAACAATGCTGGCGGCGGCACCAACGGCATAGCCATCCAAGGTTTAGCGACAGTAGACAAAACAATCGCGCATGACACAATACCAATCGAAACAGAAAACGCATGCAAAACACCAAAGCCAAACAGCAACGACGACCCCACAGAGACGGCCAACCTTGTCTACAAGGTCTGCCTGGCGCAAAAAGCTGACCTAGCGATGCAGCCGGCGCTCAGCAGCGAAACCCTAGACGAACTAGCAGCCGATACTACCGCACAAGAGGCAGCGCTAATCCTAACCGGTCAAAGCACAAAAGAGCAAGACGCAAACAAACGCAAAGCAGCAGTAGCGAATGTACTTGGTAAGGGAAAGGATACAGTTGCCAAGAAGTTTTTAGAGAAACTGACAGAAACTAACGTGGCTCTAAAGCTACAAGACGACGCTCAACCAGTGAGCATAGAGACGGCAAGCGGAAACAATTTCCACAAAGCACTGGCTTTATTTACGGCTCAAGCACACCAGCGATCGGTGCCACCAGAAAAACCCACCAATGCTGAGGGTTCTCCTAAGCAAGCAGACTCAggaagcaaaacagaaaataagaaagacGGGAGTAATACTGCTAAACCTGTATGCTGCACCTTTCAGAACCAGACAGCGTGTAACAACGGACAGAACCgcaaatgggaaaataatactTGCAAGGATTCCAGTTTCCTTGTCAAAAATAAATtctccatgatggtttctgCCTTTGTAAGTTTATTAGAATTCCACCTTTCTAAAGATTATTGCTCAAATTAA
- a CDS encoding variant surface glycoprotein (VSG, atypical), putative has protein sequence MHHWIALILLLCGTANRTKVKAANDKALTKNGLEQVCDIAAEVRAKEQVHADGLTAAADKLSANQAVLAKVRILIAAASTAQEALQLQAISAALHRTAAEEAAKFTKATAMLAIEAIRRSNYLLRGLYEYLNIAGQATNANTNGCFADDENAGTLYTSDQLAAQVANCKATDLGHTTGWQDKSAHRPGGYKRKTDKNNLWSTNAKGCKIHGGGNNNGPVESATYGANKHVAMGLISLSSTDAQLTDLSSLAGPEGDSKKRHAEKSFNKLSQPALVINTIELPDKNALKNLANFDATLAAAVGASKPFSGQEKEQAMEKLYGSKDPDPTTMFWNKLKTMTLAEDSHGVTKGTKLAEISNLPLLTELETNYTINKAIQRNIPTAADACNCSSAQPTPEEKLCNEATGDEGKCETLKEKGCIFDRNTKKCELKKDVKAQLEKANQETEGNDDKNTNTTESNSFVIHKVPLLPAFLTSNEKYLEFFSIL, from the coding sequence ATGCACCACTGGATAGCGCTAATACTGCTCCTTTGCGGTACAGCGAACCGGACGAAGGTAAAAGCAGCCAACGACAAAGCACTCACAAAGAATGGCTTGGAGCAGGTTTGCGATATTGCGGCAGAAGTCAGGGCCAAGGAGCAGGTTCACGCCGATGGCCTAACGGCGGCAGCAGACAAGCTATCGGCGAACCAAGCCGTCTTGGCCAAGGTACGGATACTAATAGCAGCAGCTTCGACCGCCCAAGAGGCACTACAACTACAAGCAATCAGCGCCGCCCTGCACagaacagcagcagaggAAGCAGCCAAGTTTACTAAAGCAACCGCAATGTTGGCAATAGAAGCTATAAGGCGGAGCAACTACTTGCTCCGCGGCCTCTACGAGTATCTGAATATAGCGGGACAAGCAACAAACGCCAACACCAACGGTTGTTTTGCAGATGACGAAAACGCAGGGACTTTATACACAAGCGACCAACTCGCGGCGCAGGTAGCAAATTGCAAAGCGACCGACCTCGGACACACAACAGGATGGCAAGACAAAAGTGCGCATCGACCAGGGGGGTACAAACgcaaaacagacaaaaacaacctATGGTCGACCAACGCAAAAGGCTGCAAAATACACGgcggcggcaacaacaacggccCGGTAGAAAGCGCAACCTACGGCGCCAACAAACACGTAGCTATGGGGCTCATCAGTCTAAGCAGCACGGACGCCCAACTCACGGACCTCAGCAGCCTAGCAGGGCCAGAAGGCGATTCTAAGAAAAGGCATGCCGAAAAATCATTCAACAAATTGTCACAGCCGGCACTTGTAATAAACACCATCGAGCTTCCCGACAAAAATGCCCTGAAAAACCTTGCCAACTTTGACGCCACGCTTGCAGCAGCCGTTGGCGCCAGCAAACCCTTCAGCGGACAGGAAAAAGAGCAAGCAATGGAAAAACTGTACGGCAGCAAAGACCCAGATCCAACAACAATGTTCTGGAATAAACTGAAAACAATGACGCTAGCAGAGGACTCCCACGGGGTTACGAAGGGGACGAAACTTGCTGAGATCAGTAACCTACCCTTACTCACTGAACTAGAAACAAACTACACGATCAACAAAGCCATTCAAAGAAACATCCCTACAGCCGCGGATGCTTGCAACTGTTCGTCAGCCCAACCGACACCAGAGGAGAAACTATGCAATGAGGCGACAGGTGACGAAGGAAAATGTGAAACTCTAAAGGAGAAAGGCTGTATATTTGATAGAAACACCAAAAAGTGTGAGTTAAAAAAGGATGTGAAAGCACAActagaaaaagcaaaccaagaaaCAGAAGGTAATGatgacaaaaatacaaacaccacagaaagcaattcttttgtcattcatAAGGTCCCTCTTTTGCCTGCATTTTTGACTtcaaatgaaaaatatttagaatttttctcaattttataa